A section of the Telopea speciosissima isolate NSW1024214 ecotype Mountain lineage chromosome 3, Tspe_v1, whole genome shotgun sequence genome encodes:
- the LOC122656389 gene encoding membrin-11-like: protein MEGGGTLSDIYQSSKRLLLRTRDGLEKLERYELSFSNGFDSPELSSSLKKDIAHVQSLCIEMDRLWRSVASKPQRDLWKRKVEQVAEEADSLKESLDKHLLQSQKRMQEAKERAELLGRANGDSAYVLRIFDDEAQAMQSARNSSKVLEEAYSTGVAILSKYAEQGDRLKRAQRKALDILNTVGLSTSVLKLIERRNRIDRRIKYTGMIVTVIVVYAFWSWTH, encoded by the exons ATGGAAGGAGGAGGAACGTTGTCGGATATCTACCAGAGCTCAAAGAGGTTACTATTGAGGACTAGAGATGGGTTGGAGAAGCTCGAACGCTACGAACTTTCATTCTCTAACGGATTCGATTCTCCTGAATTGTCTTCCTCTCTCAAGAAAGACATTGCTCATGTCCAATCTCTCTGCATCGAGATGGATCGTCTCTGGAGATCCGTCGCTTCCAAACCCCAACGTGATCTCTGGAAGAG AAAAGTGGAGCAGGTTGCCGAAGAAGCTGACTCCTTGAAGGAAAGCCTTGATAAACATTTACTACAGAGTCAGAAAAGGATGCAGGAGGCCAAGGAGAGGGCGGAACTACTTGGGAGAGCT aaCGGGGACTCTGCTTATGTCTTGAGAATCTTTGATGATGAAGCACAAGCGATGCAATCAGCCCGTAACTCATCCAAGGTGCTTGAAGAAGCTTATTCTACTGGTGTGGCTATCCTTTCCAAATACGCAGAGCAAGGGGACCGTTTGAAG AGAGCACAACGGAAAGCACTGGACATCCTCAACACAGTTGGGCTCTCGACCTCAGTATTGAAGCTCATTGAGAGGCGTAACCGTATTGACAGACGGATCAAATACACTGGGATGATAGTAACAGTAATTGTTGTGTATGCCTTCTGGAGTTGGACGCATTGA